In Thunnus thynnus chromosome 4, fThuThy2.1, whole genome shotgun sequence, a genomic segment contains:
- the ttll3 gene encoding tubulin monoglycylase TTLL3: MQQMPVLHSAVAPVEGRLRRSVPSLPAIKPDRLKTAKALVEKAVKMRKVFSVQGPYPVIRAALWARGWVERRLPHPAQKAPHCHGDKEEDGDDGDVSADVTERVDEGEKEENLDDMYDLMSRMVRNETTYFYWTTRRDYIDCRSLRNDQTTNHYANAGTFTTKVGLCVNLRNLQWFDTADPDTFFPRCYRLGAEDEKRAFIGDFRRTACSSLLQHVVETSRWRREGAEVEKQNVKSSFSEEIENVEQLSVGPGVIDTALQMCQEFLNVLEHGDIDVTVEIPPSVEEQQWAEFLRDYYMVVHDSALIRGSSVFVERCQSMLARLQEVCPQLDTDGVNNIWIIKPGAKSRGRGIICMDRLDDILALVDTDRALAKESKWVVQKYLEHPLLIHDTKFDLRQWFLVTDWNPLTVWFYGECYLRFSTQPYSTKTLDSSVHLCNNSIQKHFQPSCDRHPGVPEDNMWSCSQFRAFLQRQGHGAEWESVVVPGMQQAIVRVLQTAQDLVEPRKASFELFGADFMLGRDLRPWLLEINASPTMACSTAVTARLCPAVQLDTLRVVLDRRTDPSAYTGGFHLIYKQAAVEVPQYVGVNLLVEGAPIRRSRPPLQRQTVISNTPLAVQFPSEHLSSEEVEPTHKPSGQKSCAVSAFRRSGKENRAVGEKKRQLTSDSPKREHEGRTEVQNTSCVHRSCRSLVSEQPLIIHTEPWRKARRLGLSLNGATLVPRSLSFSLSPPHSFSDCKTQIKPGHRSHISRSFLPLAASEPQHRTSTRLFPSLQGQLPTLEVFSLRPNIVAGTVACRNPTFFSHSSVHRHQLFLHSYRQTVTKCKGDCTGTGHKY; this comes from the exons atgcaacaaatgcCAG TATTACACTCTGCAGTGGCTCCGGTGGAGGGGAGGTTACGTCGCAGTGTGCCTAGCCTTCCAGCAATCAAGCCAGACAGGCTGAAAACAGCTAAAGCACTGGTGGAGAAAGCAGTCAAG ATGCGGAAAGTGTTTTCAGTGCAGGGACCTTATCCTGTGATCCGTGCTGCTTTATGGGCCAGAGGGTGGGTGGAACGTCGTTTGCCCCATCCTGCCCAGAAAGCACCTCATTGCCATGGCGATAAGGAGgaggatggtgatgatggtgatgtcaGTGCTGATGTTACCG AGAGAGTGGATGAAGGCGAGAAAGAGGAGAACCTTGATGACATGTATGACCTCATG TCTCGCATGGTTCGAAATGAAACAACATATTTCTACTGGACGACACGTCGGGATTACATAGACTGTCGCTCTTTACGGAATGACCAGACGACCAATCACTATGCAAATGCTGGAACATTTACTACCAAG GTGGGGCTCTGTGTGAATTTGCGTAACCTTCAGTGGTTTGATACAGCAGATCCTGACACCTTCTTCCCAAGATGTTACAGGCTTGGGGCAGAGGATGAGAAGCGTGCATTCATAG gggactTCAGGAGGACGGCATGCTCCAGCCTGTTGCAGCATGTGGTTGAGACAAGtagatggaggagagagggagcagaggTTGAGAAACAAAATGTCAAGAGCAGTTTCTCTGAAG AGATAGAAAATGTGGAGCAGCTATCTGTTGGTCCGGGAGTGATTGACACAGCTTTACAAATGTGTCAAGAGTTTCTCAATGTTTTAGAGCACGGTGACATTGATGTGACTGTGGAAATACCCCCCTCAGTGGAGGAACAGCAGTGGGCGGAGTTTCTGCGAGATTACTACATGGTTGTGCA TGACAGTGCATTGATCAGGGGTagcagtgtgtttgtggagCGCTGCCAGTCCATGTTGGCCAGACTACAGGAAGTTTGTCCTCAGCTGGACACAGATGGAGTAAATAACATCTGGATCATCAAACCAGGCGCTAAGTCAAGAGGAAGAG GTATAATATGCATGGATCGCCTGGATGACATTTTAGCGCTGGTGGACACTGACAGAGCCTTGGCTAAGGAGAGTAAATGGGTGGTTCAGAAATACTTGGAACATCCTCTGTTGATTCATGACACCAAGTTTGACCTCCGTCAGTGGTTCCTCGTCACCGACTGGAACCCTCTGACTGTCTGGTTCTACGGAGAGTGCTACCTGCGGTTTTCCACTCAGCCCTACTCAACAAAAACCCTGGACAG CTCAGTCCACCTGTGCAACAATTCTATCCAGAAGCACTTCCAGCCATCCTGTGACCGCCATCCAGGAGTGCCTGAGGACAATATGTGGTCCTGCTCCCAGTTTAGGGCTTTTCTGCAGCGGCAGGGCCATGGGGCAGAGTGGGAGTCAGTGGTGGTTCCAGGCATGCAGCAAGCTATAGTGCGTGTCCTGCAGACAGCCCAGGACCTGGTAGAGCCCCGCAAGGCAAGTTTTGAGCTCTTCGGAGCTGATTTTATGTTGGGCAGAGATCTGAGGCCTTGGCTCCTGGAGATCAATGCCAGTCCAACTATGGCTTGTTCCACTGCTGTGACTGCTCGCCTTTGTCCTGCTGTGCAGCTGGACACACTGAGGGTTGTGCTGGACCGACGGACCGATCCCAGTGCTTACACAGGAGGCTTCCATCTAATCTACAAACAG GCTGCAGTTGAAGTTCCACAGTATGTGGGAGTGAACCTGTTGGTGGAAGGAGCACCCATAAGGCGATCCAGACCTCCactacaaagacaaacagttATTTCTAACACACCTCTCGCTGTCCAGTTCCCATCAGAACACTTGTCTTCAGAGGAGGTTGAACCCACACATAAGCCATCAGGTCAGAAGTCCTGTGCAGTCTCTGCTTTTCGCCGTTCAGGCAAGGAGAACCGAGCTgttggagagaaaaagaggcagCTGACATCAGATTCTCCAAAGAGGGAGCATGAGGGGAGAACAGAGGTTCAGAATACCTCCTGTGTTCACAGATCCTGCCGCAGTCTGGTGTCTGAACAACCTCTGATCATACACACTGAACCATGGAGGAAAGCACGACGTTTGGGTCTGAGTCTCAATGGGGCAACTCTGGTCCCACGGAGCCTTTCCTTTTCCCTCAGCCCCCCTCACAGCTTTTCAGATTGTAAAACCCAAATCAAACCAGGCCATCGATCACATATCTCTAGATCCTTCCTCCCCCTGGCAGCTTCTGAGCCTCAGCACAGGACTTCTACCCGGctctttccttccctccagGGTCAGCTCCCTACCCTGGAGGTCTTTAGCTTGCGACCAAACATTGTGGCAGGAACTGTTGCCTGTCGTAATCCAACCTTTTTCTCTCATTCCAGCGTCCACAGGCATCAGTTATTCCTCCACTCTTATAGGCAAACTGTGACCAAATGTAAAGGAGACTGCACAGGAACAGGACACAAATACTAG
- the LOC137181686 gene encoding class E basic helix-loop-helix protein 40-like, translating to MERIPSAQPPPLSKHQADLSDVQGMDFPMYVYKPRRGMKRGEESKETYKLPHRLIEKKRRDRINECIAQLKDLLPEHLKLTTLGHLEKAVVLELTLKHVKALSSLLEQQQQKILALQNGMQIEQPPVSQEKSEEMFRSGFHMCAKEILQYLTSHETEGDFTPSHVISHLHKLAAEVLQSPVRPRTPLSPRPEEIPAYHQHQPHKEIPTSLPPKPSEGYGRNCVPVIQRAYAPQSGEQSGSDTDTDSGYGGELEKNESGVSQGRPDYYSQESQLKRALGERQGSGIKQEDDEPRHKRPRAESSEDELLSGGESSTSSSSSGYGSYMSVSPNHPPPPHPLCMPFYLIPPSAAAYLPMLEKCWYPGAVPMLYPGMGGAAPAMSSERPPPPQLVLSPRGGSPAPAISQTPMDSPALLQALKQVPPLNLETKD from the exons ATGGAGCGAATTCCAAGCGCGCAACCACCTCCTCTGTCCAAACACCAAGCTGATCTGTCAGACGTGCAGGG GATGGATTTCCCGATGTATGTTTATAAACCCAGGCGAGgaatgaagagaggagaggagagcaag GAAACCTACAAGCTTCCTCACAGACTTATTGAAAAGAAAAGGCGTGACCGGATAAACGAGTGCATCGCTCAATTGAAAGATTTATTGCCAGAGCACCTGAAACTCACG ACTCTTGGCCATCTGGAGAAGGCTGTGGTTTTAGAGCTTACGCTCAAGCATGTGAAagccctctcctctcttctggagcaacaacagcagaagaTCCTCGCTCTGCAGAACGGCATGCAAATTG AGCAGCCTCCCGTCAGTCAGGAGAAGTCAGAGGAGATGTTCCGCTCTGGCTTCCACATGTGTGCCAAGGAGATCCTTCAATATCTAACCAGTCATGAGACTGAAGGAGATTTCACACCGTCCCACGTGATCAGTCACCTTCACAAGTTAGCTGCAGAGGTGCTGCAAAGTCCAGTCCGACCCCGCACTCCTCTCAGCCCTCGACCTGAGGAAATTCCTGCCTACCACCAGCACCAACCTCACAAGGAGATCCCCACCAGCTTACCCCCTAAACCCAGTGAGGGCTATGGGAGGAACTGTGTGCCTGTCATCCAGCGGGCGTACGCTCCACAGAGTGGGGAGCAGAGTGGCAGTGATACGGATACAGACAGCGGCTATGGAGGAGAGTTGGAGAAGAATGAGTCAGGGGTGTCACAGGGACGTCCAGATTACTACAGTCAGGAGAGCCAGCTGAAGCGAGCGCTGGGTGAGAGGCAGGGCTCCGGCATCAAGCAGGAGGACGATGAGCCGCGCCACAAACGACCCCGGGCGGAATCATCTGAGGATGAGCTGCTCTCAGGTGGAGAGTCATCCACTTCGTCATCCTCTAGTGGTTATGGTAGTTACATGAGTGTATCCCCCAACCATCCACCTCCTCCACATCCCCTCTGCATGCCTTTCTACCTCATTCCACCCTCTGCTGCCGCCTACCTGCCAATGCTGGAGAAATGCTGGTATCCAGGAGCTGTGCCCATGCTGTACCCTGGCATGGGAGGTGCAGCACCCGCCATGTCCAGCGAAAGACCGCCACCACCTCAGCTCGTGTTGTCTCCCAGAGGAGGCTCTCCAGCCCCAGCCATATCTCAAACCCCCATGGACTCCCCTGCCCTCCTTCAGGCACTAAAGCAGGTACCACCCCTCAACCTGGAAACCAAAGACTGA